Proteins from one methanogenic archaeon mixed culture ISO4-G1 genomic window:
- a CDS encoding cobaltochelatase CobN, which translates to MSNGKTFKITYLSVLFTTPKQLGEACRKVEDELGVKIDFVGFTKEECEEDPLRYDELCRRTMHCDIVYIRCMGDPWKFKKFDRYTDVLKRTDAFVAPVSGNIDVDMMTSDLFSGTDEDLKEMARYNLCKSPENDFLFIWWLCWHFGLTDRKPGEPVMYPDHYLYAKGKECSDVRKALDSLDPERITVGIMLANGQMSYGDDEFLDVLIQKLESMGMQSIAAVCSFDAMRRPGGTEEVFRTYFNKNGRPIIDVMISLTGYANTNRADGNIPNIDEESCFRRLVDVPIIFGMSYHCAFLDFELEKVGMKKTDFTSNIIYPELDGDIMGVPITYSTKENPKKSIPIHERMDHLCRMAKAWGSLRRKPVSERRVAVMMWQSRPNSGMIGAAAGLDTVESVSDILKRLDSLGYKVKNCPADGRELIEEILDNVTNDLDNQSIQSVREKAVDLVSKKDYEKDYMQIPEWDRRMTEEKWGEPVGEIMTDSGKIVIPGLMKGNVFVCYQPLRGWADQQDQNTHDPLLFTQHQYNAYYWWIKNVFKADMIYHMGTHGTLEWLPGLNVGLSEKCDPDYVLDAIPNIYPYTINDPGEGVQAKRRSESVLIGHMPPAMARGDIHGNLNEVEVQMQDYFRLRGTAPEPTVKGIVNQIYEAVKANNLLKDLGLDGENDPGPEGFADHIIELHRYMEEVEEALIRADMHIIGRVPKDHHFDEMVYSLTRLDNGDVRSLRDAFAENIGVDIQKAIEDPSGIGADGRLNSEIVRDVDADEQDFITRIRTEFDCDVSKSLDYLNERFGHVSDDLRRSVEYTCGFIIPNVRRMSYELDHMMEGTDGRFVIPGPSGSPIRGNADILPMGRNFYSLDPECVPTKTSWEIGKRMADQMIERYVEDKGTYPREIGIVIWATDMMTTGGDDASYVLWLLGLRPVWSKIGGKVTDLEIVPVKELGRPRVDVTINITGLFRDTFPATIDLLDDAIKMVAELDESDEDNALAANLRQDIAEDILSGMSRDEARERNSVRIFGEALGTYGNGVGNLIESGKWDETKDLADIYADLSSFGYVKGNYGRPMKREFMRRFGKVTATIKNAPSREFDILDIDDVYQYLGGMNAFVRTYGQKDAVTYMGDNSDPSKTKIRSTQEELRFLFRSKVTNPKFNSGLMEHGYRGASEMAKITEYTMAWGATSDIAEDWMYEALTDTYLRDKDVHEWMNDVNPYAVMNILNTLFEAIRRGLWDATEEYQEFLKEMYMEAEERIEEITDK; encoded by the coding sequence ATGTCTAACGGCAAGACCTTCAAAATCACGTATCTGTCCGTTCTATTCACGACACCGAAGCAATTAGGTGAGGCATGCAGGAAGGTCGAGGATGAACTCGGTGTGAAGATTGATTTCGTCGGTTTCACCAAGGAAGAATGCGAAGAGGATCCCCTCAGATACGACGAGCTCTGCAGACGGACCATGCACTGCGATATCGTCTACATCAGATGCATGGGTGACCCTTGGAAATTCAAAAAGTTCGACCGCTACACCGACGTCCTGAAAAGGACTGATGCGTTCGTCGCACCTGTCTCCGGAAACATAGACGTGGACATGATGACATCAGATCTGTTCTCCGGTACGGACGAGGACCTCAAGGAGATGGCCCGTTACAACTTGTGCAAGTCCCCGGAGAACGACTTCCTGTTCATATGGTGGTTATGCTGGCACTTCGGTCTTACCGACAGAAAACCGGGAGAACCCGTCATGTATCCGGACCACTATCTGTATGCGAAAGGCAAGGAATGCTCCGACGTGCGGAAGGCGCTCGATTCCCTGGATCCGGAGAGGATAACCGTCGGGATCATGCTCGCCAACGGTCAGATGTCATACGGGGATGATGAGTTCCTTGATGTGCTGATCCAGAAGCTCGAATCCATGGGGATGCAGTCGATAGCCGCCGTCTGCTCCTTCGACGCCATGAGACGCCCAGGCGGGACCGAGGAGGTGTTCAGGACATACTTCAACAAAAACGGGAGGCCGATCATCGACGTGATGATCTCGCTGACCGGCTATGCCAACACCAACCGTGCGGACGGGAACATACCAAACATCGACGAGGAGAGCTGCTTCCGCAGGCTGGTGGACGTTCCGATCATATTCGGCATGTCCTACCACTGTGCATTCCTCGACTTCGAGCTGGAGAAGGTCGGCATGAAGAAGACCGATTTCACGTCCAATATCATCTATCCGGAACTGGACGGAGACATCATGGGCGTGCCGATAACGTACAGCACCAAGGAGAACCCGAAGAAATCCATACCCATCCATGAAAGGATGGACCACCTCTGCCGCATGGCTAAGGCCTGGGGGAGCCTGAGGCGGAAACCAGTTTCCGAGAGGAGAGTGGCCGTCATGATGTGGCAGTCCAGGCCCAACTCGGGGATGATCGGTGCCGCCGCCGGTCTGGACACGGTGGAGAGCGTATCCGACATCCTGAAGAGACTGGATTCGCTCGGATACAAGGTGAAGAACTGTCCTGCGGACGGGCGCGAGCTGATAGAGGAGATCCTGGATAACGTCACCAACGACCTCGACAACCAGTCCATACAGTCGGTCCGCGAGAAGGCCGTGGACCTGGTGTCGAAGAAAGATTACGAGAAGGACTACATGCAGATCCCCGAATGGGACCGCAGGATGACCGAGGAGAAGTGGGGCGAACCAGTCGGCGAGATCATGACCGACAGCGGGAAGATAGTCATCCCCGGCCTCATGAAGGGGAACGTATTCGTATGCTACCAGCCCCTCAGGGGATGGGCGGACCAGCAGGACCAGAACACCCACGACCCGCTGCTCTTCACGCAGCACCAGTACAACGCCTACTACTGGTGGATCAAGAACGTGTTCAAGGCCGACATGATATACCACATGGGTACCCACGGGACATTGGAATGGCTCCCCGGCTTGAACGTCGGACTCTCCGAGAAATGCGACCCGGATTACGTCCTGGACGCAATTCCCAACATCTATCCCTACACGATCAACGACCCCGGCGAGGGAGTCCAGGCGAAGAGGAGATCGGAATCTGTCCTCATCGGTCACATGCCCCCGGCCATGGCCAGAGGCGACATCCACGGCAACCTGAACGAAGTGGAGGTCCAGATGCAGGATTATTTCAGGCTCAGAGGGACGGCTCCTGAGCCCACTGTCAAGGGGATCGTGAACCAGATATACGAGGCCGTCAAGGCCAACAACCTGCTGAAGGACCTGGGACTGGACGGAGAGAACGACCCCGGTCCGGAGGGTTTCGCTGATCACATAATCGAACTGCACCGGTACATGGAGGAGGTGGAGGAGGCGCTCATCAGGGCGGACATGCACATCATCGGCAGGGTCCCGAAGGACCACCATTTCGACGAGATGGTGTACTCCCTCACCAGGCTGGACAACGGGGATGTAAGATCGCTCAGGGACGCCTTCGCCGAGAACATCGGCGTGGACATACAGAAGGCGATAGAGGATCCCTCCGGGATCGGTGCGGACGGAAGGCTGAACTCCGAGATAGTCAGGGACGTCGATGCCGACGAACAGGATTTCATCACGAGGATCAGGACCGAGTTCGACTGCGACGTATCCAAGTCATTGGACTATCTCAACGAGAGGTTCGGACATGTCAGCGACGACCTGAGGAGATCGGTCGAATACACATGCGGCTTCATCATACCGAACGTCAGGAGGATGAGCTACGAGCTGGACCACATGATGGAAGGGACCGACGGCAGGTTCGTCATCCCGGGACCGTCCGGCTCCCCCATCCGCGGCAACGCAGACATACTCCCGATGGGGAGGAACTTCTACTCCCTGGATCCCGAATGCGTGCCCACCAAGACATCTTGGGAGATCGGAAAGCGCATGGCGGACCAGATGATCGAGAGGTACGTGGAGGACAAGGGAACGTATCCGCGCGAGATCGGAATTGTGATCTGGGCCACCGACATGATGACCACAGGCGGGGACGACGCTTCCTACGTCCTGTGGCTGCTGGGTCTCAGACCGGTGTGGTCGAAGATCGGAGGGAAGGTCACCGACCTGGAGATTGTCCCCGTGAAGGAACTGGGAAGGCCCCGTGTGGACGTCACCATAAACATAACCGGCCTGTTCAGGGATACGTTCCCCGCGACCATAGACCTCCTGGACGATGCGATCAAGATGGTGGCGGAACTGGACGAATCCGATGAGGACAACGCATTGGCAGCGAACCTCAGGCAGGACATCGCCGAGGATATACTCAGCGGCATGAGCCGTGACGAGGCGCGTGAGAGGAACTCCGTGAGGATATTCGGAGAAGCTTTGGGAACCTACGGAAACGGTGTAGGGAACCTGATAGAGTCCGGCAAATGGGACGAGACCAAGGACCTGGCGGACATATACGCGGACCTCAGCAGCTTCGGCTACGTCAAGGGCAACTACGGCAGGCCGATGAAGAGGGAGTTCATGAGACGCTTCGGGAAGGTCACAGCGACCATCAAGAACGCCCCCTCCAGGGAGTTCGACATACTGGACATCGACGACGTCTACCAGTATCTCGGAGGCATGAACGCCTTCGTCAGGACCTACGGCCAGAAGGATGCGGTCACCTACATGGGCGACAACTCCGATCCCAGCAAGACCAAGATCCGCAGCACCCAGGAGGAGCTGCGCTTCCTGTTCAGGTCCAAGGTCACCAACCCCAAGTTCAACAGCGGCCTCATGGAGCACGGATACCGCGGCGCATCCGAGATGGCAAAGATCACGGAGTACACCATGGCGTGGGGCGCCACATCCGATATCGCGGAGGACTGGATGTACGAGGCCCTCACGGACACCTACCTCAGGGACAAGGACGTCCACGAATGGATGAACGACGTCAACCCCTATGCGGTCATGAACATCCTGAATACCCTCTTCGAGGCGATAAGGAGAGGGCTCTGGGATGCCACCGAGGAGTATCAGGAGTTCCTCAAGGAGATGTACATGGAGGCCGAGGAGAGGATCGAGGAGATCACCGACAAGTGA
- a CDS encoding SAM-dependent methyltransferase: MNNTDSLANDITDYWDDRSLGFYVATKKSLDAVNQKIELIIDELGLKPGLRVVDMGTGCGYMAILFAQRGFKVTGVDLVGSMVQYARDISKEKGLEIEFLQRDVONTGLEGSSYDIIVSKDCLWLLCDPVAAYKEWIRLLKPGGSLLIFDSNHHLHQFNEDYLKRKEYFWMKDGKYNNLHAKTNVNNVDLSRIDVIAESLPMSKNVRPEWDLGQLMGLGIRDINVKVLDNLSFTVIGENGPMILPYNFAIIAHKSLSSGIKKNCETPLSKEEVAMMSQYIDKEKANVSGITTVFSDPNRLTILFALNHGPMNVGSLADITGMSVSAVSHSLAELKRLEVVSSTKVSRNVYYRINQESSLGRMVKIVFETVKSELESESGM, encoded by the coding sequence ATGAACAATACTGATTCTCTGGCGAATGATATAACAGACTACTGGGACGACAGGTCTCTAGGATTTTATGTGGCTACAAAAAAGAGCCTAGATGCAGTCAACCAGAAGATAGAGCTCATCATAGATGAATTAGGATTAAAACCGGGTCTGCGCGTGGTTGATATGGGCACCGGATGCGGCTATATGGCGATCCTTTTCGCTCAAAGGGGTTTCAAAGTCACTGGAGTCGACCTTGTGGGATCGATGGTCCAGTATGCCCGCGACATCTCAAAAGAGAAGGGACTGGAAATAGAATTCCTACAAAGGGATGTTTAGAATACAGGTCTGGAGGGATCGTCATATGATATCATCGTTTCCAAAGACTGTCTGTGGCTGCTATGCGATCCTGTCGCTGCTTACAAGGAATGGATCAGACTTCTGAAACCAGGAGGATCCCTACTGATCTTTGACAGCAACCACCACCTCCATCAATTCAATGAGGACTATCTGAAGCGTAAGGAATACTTTTGGATGAAGGACGGAAAATACAACAATCTTCATGCCAAAACCAATGTCAACAATGTGGATCTGAGTCGTATTGATGTCATAGCCGAGAGCCTTCCGATGAGCAAGAATGTCCGCCCAGAATGGGATCTGGGACAATTGATGGGGCTGGGCATCCGCGATATTAATGTAAAGGTCCTTGACAACCTATCGTTCACAGTCATAGGCGAGAACGGACCCATGATACTGCCTTACAACTTCGCCATAATCGCTCACAAATCCTTATCCTCTGGAATCAAGAAGAATTGCGAAACACCTCTTAGCAAAGAGGAGGTCGCTATGATGAGCCAGTACATAGATAAGGAAAAAGCGAACGTCTCCGGGATCACCACCGTATTCTCCGACCCTAACAGATTGACCATACTATTCGCACTCAACCACGGCCCGATGAACGTCGGTTCGTTAGCTGACATCACCGGAATGAGCGTTTCTGCCGTGTCACATAGTCTGGCCGAACTGAAGAGATTAGAGGTCGTTTCATCAACCAAGGTCTCAAGGAATGTTTACTACCGCATTAATCAAGAAAGCAGTCTCGGCAGGATGGTAAAGATCGTGTTCGAAACCGTCAAATCGGAATTGGAGTCCGAGAGCGGTATGTGA
- a CDS encoding iron ABC transporter substrate-binding protein, translating into MNQKTIYAIIAVAVIVAVACVAFVMMSDKGSNYGPSTNVDGRLTIFGNANHDDYIDNRDVEAIEAIISGEATAEYFDCYVTYGGGLVKRSFADANCDGKIDLADVNLVKDMVDRRNGIQVKYYDCDGVVAACTYPIGNNLCVTYKAFYEASSILGIEDKVLYACNQVADGGAYAQWYPTIANNAKSAGDRFHPDYEVFTKPGNVKPDCFITGQRQWYDAAMEETLAPLGIDVVRLPLQHTDACTNGILTLGWLLGCEKQAYDYMNMVDQVFKTIDDKIKNIPDSQRPFVYASYNGTKIANGTSGVHEAIKLAGARSVLDEGYIGGTSIDAEGVKTMNPDWICFSEYYGFLETYTTFDETKNKLYTEFYKTDGKYAKFIDNTNAYKNGKVMGFNQGTFMGAASFLTVAYVANCIYPDLFDFDVKKLFQDYLDKYHNGRNASEFDGINFFMLKDVQDYFA; encoded by the coding sequence ATGAATCAAAAGACAATTTACGCAATCATCGCAGTTGCAGTCATTGTAGCTGTAGCGTGTGTTGCTTTTGTCATGATGAGCGATAAAGGATCCAACTACGGCCCTAGCACCAATGTTGATGGTCGTCTCACCATTTTCGGTAACGCGAATCATGACGACTATATCGACAACAGAGACGTGGAAGCGATCGAGGCAATAATATCCGGCGAAGCTACGGCAGAATACTTTGATTGTTATGTAACATATGGTGGAGGCCTCGTTAAGAGATCCTTCGCCGACGCTAACTGCGACGGAAAAATCGATCTTGCAGATGTGAATCTGGTAAAGGACATGGTGGACCGCAGAAACGGAATCCAGGTCAAGTACTATGACTGTGACGGCGTCGTTGCTGCCTGTACATACCCGATTGGAAACAACCTCTGCGTCACGTACAAGGCATTCTATGAGGCCTCTTCCATCCTCGGCATTGAGGACAAAGTGCTGTATGCATGCAATCAGGTCGCAGATGGCGGTGCGTATGCTCAGTGGTATCCTACCATTGCTAACAATGCAAAAAGCGCAGGAGACAGATTCCATCCGGATTACGAGGTTTTCACTAAGCCTGGCAATGTCAAGCCCGACTGTTTCATCACTGGACAGAGGCAGTGGTACGACGCTGCAATGGAGGAGACGCTGGCCCCCCTTGGGATCGATGTTGTCCGCCTTCCTCTCCAGCACACCGATGCCTGTACGAATGGTATCCTTACCCTTGGATGGCTGCTCGGATGCGAGAAACAGGCATACGACTACATGAATATGGTCGATCAGGTCTTCAAGACGATTGACGATAAGATCAAGAACATACCCGATTCCCAGAGACCCTTTGTATATGCTTCCTACAACGGAACGAAGATCGCCAACGGCACCAGCGGTGTCCACGAAGCGATCAAGTTGGCCGGTGCAAGATCCGTCCTCGACGAGGGATATATCGGAGGTACCAGCATCGATGCAGAAGGAGTCAAGACCATGAACCCCGACTGGATCTGCTTCAGCGAGTACTACGGATTCCTTGAGACCTACACTACATTCGATGAGACCAAGAACAAGCTCTACACGGAATTCTACAAGACAGACGGCAAGTATGCCAAGTTCATCGACAACACCAATGCGTACAAGAACGGCAAGGTCATGGGATTCAACCAAGGAACCTTCATGGGCGCCGCCAGTTTCCTGACCGTAGCATATGTGGCGAACTGCATCTATCCTGATCTCTTCGATTTCGATGTGAAGAAGCTGTTCCAGGATTATCTCGACAAGTACCACAACGGACGCAATGCCTCTGAGTTCGACGGCATCAACTTCTTCATGCTGAAGGACGTGCAGGACTATTTCGCCTGA
- a CDS encoding DEAD/DEAH box helicase, producing MISKFTEIGIPEDIAKAMDDMGWEEPTPIQVNAIPMGLEGYDMFAQAQTGTGKTGAYGSIVLGSIKSGNKVPSAIVLVPTRELANQVAGELTKLSKYTGHVTLPIYGGASIEGQIKKLQAGCDIVAGTPGRVRDMVTRGVLNLSEITTMVLDEADRMLDMGFIEDIEFILKAMPSKRHTLLFSATMQENVKQLAYDYMNMPKEISVSQDEVVLDNIKQFYISVGRRNKSWALCRILDIDKPKALIFCQTKKMVDVLEERLKDLDYKIEAIHGDMPQFKREKVIKDFRGDGVDVLIATDVAARGLDIDDITYVINYDMPDDIDTYIHRIGRTGRAGKEGTAVSFVTSEEQHLVKEFEMRTGMDIQKRDVPEAEEGTKDTIKKVVDYDQISDVFGMCKFEINLGKKDGFKKVSLADFIIRNARIREVSIGKIELGDESSIVEVHKDFGNRMTMDLTKAKYRSKRIMVRVIQD from the coding sequence ATGATCTCAAAATTCACAGAGATAGGCATTCCCGAGGATATAGCAAAGGCGATGGACGATATGGGCTGGGAGGAACCTACCCCCATCCAGGTCAACGCCATCCCCATGGGTCTCGAGGGCTACGACATGTTCGCACAGGCCCAGACCGGAACAGGAAAGACGGGTGCCTACGGTTCTATCGTGTTAGGTTCGATCAAGTCAGGAAACAAGGTCCCCTCGGCCATCGTGCTCGTCCCCACAAGGGAGCTGGCCAACCAGGTCGCCGGGGAACTGACCAAGCTGTCCAAGTACACCGGCCACGTGACGCTCCCGATCTACGGAGGAGCGAGCATCGAGGGCCAGATCAAGAAGCTCCAGGCAGGATGCGACATCGTCGCGGGAACGCCCGGACGTGTCAGGGACATGGTCACCAGGGGGGTCCTGAACCTCAGCGAGATCACCACCATGGTGCTCGACGAGGCGGACAGGATGCTGGACATGGGATTCATCGAGGACATCGAGTTCATCCTGAAGGCGATGCCCTCCAAGAGGCACACGCTGCTGTTCTCGGCCACCATGCAGGAGAACGTCAAGCAGCTGGCCTACGACTACATGAACATGCCCAAGGAGATCTCGGTCTCCCAGGACGAGGTCGTCCTGGACAACATCAAACAGTTCTACATCTCCGTCGGAAGGAGGAACAAGTCCTGGGCACTGTGCAGAATACTGGACATCGACAAGCCCAAGGCGCTGATCTTCTGCCAGACCAAGAAGATGGTCGACGTGCTCGAGGAGAGGCTCAAGGACCTGGACTACAAGATCGAGGCCATCCACGGTGACATGCCCCAGTTCAAGAGGGAGAAGGTCATCAAGGACTTCAGGGGAGACGGCGTTGACGTTCTGATTGCCACCGACGTAGCCGCAAGGGGTCTGGACATCGATGACATCACATACGTCATCAACTACGACATGCCCGACGACATCGACACCTACATCCACAGGATCGGTAGGACCGGAAGGGCAGGAAAGGAGGGAACAGCGGTTTCCTTCGTCACATCCGAGGAGCAGCACCTCGTGAAGGAATTCGAGATGCGTACTGGGATGGACATCCAGAAGAGGGATGTGCCAGAGGCCGAAGAGGGCACCAAGGACACCATCAAGAAGGTTGTCGACTACGATCAGATCTCCGACGTCTTCGGAATGTGCAAGTTCGAGATCAACCTCGGAAAGAAGGACGGCTTCAAGAAGGTCAGCCTTGCAGATTTCATAATCCGCAACGCGAGGATCAGGGAGGTCTCCATCGGGAAGATCGAGCTGGGCGACGAGTCCTCAATCGTCGAGGTCCACAAGGACTTCGGTAACAGGATGACCATGGATCTCACCAAGGCCAAGTACAGGTCCAAGAGGATCATGGTCCGCGTCATCCAGGACTGA
- a CDS encoding iron ABC transporter ATP-binding protein, with the protein MKMEVEHLSFGYNSDNLVLKDISFNLDKPEFVCIMGPNGVGKSTLIHCMNRILKPTSGTVRINGTDIQSMRLKEVSSYLGYVPNASENNFPLSVVDTVMVGLQNDFKFGTSDEDLDAVYSTLNLLGIEDLALRDFNELSAGQHQKVALARGLVRNPPMVLLDEPTSNLDIKHQIEVTKILSRLPKERGTMVVMISHDINITARYAERIIMMHDGKLYADGTTDEILTKENLRTVYGVDVDIIERNGRPHVILNDSITE; encoded by the coding sequence ATGAAGATGGAAGTGGAGCATTTATCGTTCGGATATAATAGCGACAACCTGGTCCTCAAGGACATAAGCTTCAACTTGGATAAACCTGAATTCGTCTGCATCATGGGGCCTAACGGTGTTGGTAAATCAACCCTTATCCATTGCATGAATCGTATACTCAAGCCGACATCGGGGACCGTCAGAATAAACGGGACGGACATACAGAGTATGCGTCTCAAAGAGGTATCTTCCTATCTGGGATATGTCCCGAACGCTTCTGAGAACAACTTCCCGCTGTCTGTGGTCGATACAGTCATGGTCGGACTTCAGAATGACTTCAAATTCGGCACCAGCGATGAGGATCTCGATGCGGTCTACAGTACTTTGAATCTGTTAGGAATTGAGGATCTGGCACTTAGAGATTTCAATGAGCTTTCCGCGGGACAACATCAGAAGGTCGCACTCGCGAGAGGGCTGGTCCGCAATCCCCCTATGGTCCTTCTCGATGAACCGACCTCGAACCTGGATATCAAACATCAGATAGAGGTCACCAAGATTCTCTCCAGACTCCCCAAAGAAAGAGGAACGATGGTAGTGATGATCAGTCATGATATCAACATCACAGCGCGTTATGCTGAGAGGATAATCATGATGCATGATGGGAAACTGTACGCGGACGGGACAACCGATGAGATCCTGACAAAAGAGAATCTGAGGACCGTCTATGGCGTAGATGTCGACATCATTGAACGTAACGGCCGCCCCCATGTAATTTTGAACGACTCAATTACTGAATGA
- a CDS encoding NADPH-dependent FMN reductase yields the protein MTKTIVAVNGSPRSGWNTDMLIQEAVKGAESEGAKVQKFDLYKIDAYTGCRSCFGCKRSAHEGECIINDGLKPVLDAIRAADGLIMGAPNYFGDLSAQFKTFYERLVFPYLTYNTERICCNEHRIPVLLIMTSNAPDTLYMDMLNRYKGTLDSFIGPTEILVSGETLQVSDYSKFNWTMFDPEQRRERRKTIFPKELEKAYRMGADIAKMTDT from the coding sequence ATGACCAAGACCATCGTCGCCGTGAACGGGAGCCCCCGCTCCGGCTGGAACACGGACATGCTCATCCAGGAGGCCGTAAAAGGGGCCGAATCGGAAGGGGCAAAAGTCCAGAAGTTCGACCTGTACAAGATCGATGCGTACACGGGATGCAGATCGTGCTTCGGATGCAAGAGGAGCGCCCACGAGGGCGAATGCATCATCAACGACGGTCTGAAGCCCGTCCTCGATGCCATCAGGGCCGCCGACGGGCTGATCATGGGTGCCCCCAATTACTTCGGCGACCTCAGCGCGCAGTTCAAGACGTTCTACGAGAGGCTGGTGTTCCCGTACCTGACCTACAACACGGAGAGGATCTGCTGCAACGAGCACAGGATCCCCGTGCTCCTGATCATGACGTCGAACGCACCGGACACCCTGTACATGGACATGCTGAACAGGTACAAGGGCACGCTGGATTCCTTCATCGGACCGACCGAGATCCTCGTCAGCGGGGAGACCCTGCAGGTCAGCGATTACAGCAAGTTCAACTGGACCATGTTCGATCCCGAACAGAGGAGGGAGAGGCGCAAGACGATATTCCCGAAGGAACTGGAGAAGGCATACCGGATGGGAGCTGACATCGCCAAAATGACCGATACCTGA
- a CDS encoding iron ABC transporter permease protein: MFIVICIFGLVLVFGYAATIGSSGFSAWDAYRDIFYHFMDPSKCDPDVDWAMFTVRLPRICTGLVAGISLGVAGAAMQSMMKNPLADPYTTGISSGASFGATLAIALGFTVGGITGTAGLIVTAFLFSLIPAAVIIAVSSMRNTSAATMILSGIAVMYLFNACTTLIKVGASDNTLAAVYQWSIGDLSNTNWNSFVIILVFSVVGTMILWSLSKKLNVLITGDKNATALGINAHRLRIILLLVIALMAASVVCFTGIIGFIGLVAPHICRIFLGSDNRYLIPASAVFGAVLLMVSDLISRVIVAPTFLPVGVITAFIGGPLFLYLLIKQRKSMW; the protein is encoded by the coding sequence ATGTTCATAGTGATATGCATATTCGGCCTTGTTCTGGTATTCGGATATGCTGCTACCATAGGTTCATCAGGCTTCTCTGCCTGGGATGCCTATCGTGACATATTCTACCATTTCATGGACCCAAGCAAATGCGATCCGGATGTGGATTGGGCCATGTTCACAGTCAGGCTGCCGAGGATATGCACGGGTCTGGTCGCTGGAATATCGCTCGGTGTCGCAGGCGCTGCCATGCAAAGTATGATGAAGAATCCACTGGCAGACCCTTACACGACAGGAATCTCATCTGGTGCCTCTTTCGGTGCCACCCTTGCCATAGCATTGGGATTCACGGTAGGCGGCATAACCGGAACTGCCGGACTCATCGTGACCGCATTCTTATTCTCGCTGATCCCCGCGGCCGTCATCATCGCCGTATCCTCTATGAGGAACACCTCGGCGGCTACGATGATCCTGTCCGGAATCGCGGTGATGTATCTGTTCAACGCATGCACGACACTCATAAAGGTGGGCGCATCGGACAATACACTTGCCGCCGTATACCAGTGGTCCATTGGAGATCTATCGAACACCAACTGGAACTCCTTTGTGATCATCCTGGTGTTCTCAGTGGTAGGGACAATGATCCTCTGGTCACTGTCAAAGAAACTCAACGTCCTGATCACAGGGGACAAGAACGCTACTGCACTGGGAATCAATGCCCATCGTCTCAGGATAATACTGCTTCTCGTAATTGCCCTCATGGCCGCATCAGTTGTCTGCTTCACAGGCATAATCGGTTTCATCGGTCTTGTGGCCCCGCATATCTGCCGTATATTCCTGGGTTCGGATAACCGTTATTTGATCCCAGCTTCGGCGGTATTCGGAGCTGTGCTGCTGATGGTATCTGATCTGATCTCAAGAGTGATTGTTGCCCCCACATTCCTTCCGGTAGGTGTGATAACCGCGTTCATAGGCGGGCCGCTCTTCCTGTATCTGCTCATCAAGCAGAGAAAATCCATGTGGTGA